Proteins encoded together in one Formosa sp. Hel3_A1_48 window:
- a CDS encoding SusC/RagA family TonB-linked outer membrane protein has product MKTKFSVMLTLLLALVVQISFAQNKNVSGTVSDDNGLPLPGATVVIKGTSTGVSTDFDGNYSITASVGDVLVFSYVGYSNQSITVGASNTVNASMVPDNALEEVIIEAYSNNAISKEKSVSAITTLTAESVESRPNASVVQMLQGQVPGLNIGTGSGQPGANSLIILRGVGSINGNIEPLFIVDGVPVDEDNFRSINNADVATISILKDASASSLYGSRGANGAIVITTKKGKYNSNLTVNYKSQFGFSQLPEQNFDVMNSRQKLELDRSRNQGLGNGLSDQAIAAIADQVNTDWSDVFFRNGTTNSHNISISSGSEKTNSYSSFNYFEQEGVTRRSSLQRFSFRNNFNGKSENDKFNYSSSITANYSTSDFIQNEGTGNLSNPFLVPYVALPYYSQYNPDGTLNITGSGEDSFANTPYTSLNNTILNTNLQEEVKFIGNVRANYEFAENLTAGMSFGLDYTQITGKFIEDPQSIYGQSAVASGDAEYQGNHFEQFFRDIRFNNIVSLNYNNVIDDKHTIDVTAYLEYSKSHSNSFSLDQYGLNPKLVGNGASFIPGDTYEDLNEDGVIDGAAEFPYIPSVASSEVEVGLFSYFGVLKYDYDGRYGLQASWRRDASSRFSNSNKWATFYSVSGRWNIHKEDFMQNNTFFDNLKLRASYGTSGNDRITGGYYGGTTNTYNLYGQGTGYNNTVAYYASSIANDDLKWETNKQTNIGIDFSILNRKLSGSIDVYDKTTEDLFQSFPVSSINGTNSIQANIGSLNNRGAELSLNWQAINSGDFSVSIFANGSYNKNEITKLPNGENVDNGGRTILAEGQPIGSFFAVRWAGVNPANGQNLYYDVDGNVTDVYSEDDRVFIDKAIYPTYQGGFGFNSTWKNFTLDTQFSFVADIYRNNGSLGVIEDPTLTSLSNSSTSLLDAWQQPGDVTYIPALSTESIRNRLTDRYIEDASFLRLRNITLGYNLGNLLKEGSPISKMKVFVQAENLITWSKWRGWDPESSFRSGDFFDYPTSKIFTIGLDVNF; this is encoded by the coding sequence ATGAAAACAAAGTTTAGTGTAATGCTGACGCTATTGTTAGCGTTGGTGGTGCAAATATCTTTTGCACAAAACAAAAATGTTTCAGGGACTGTTTCAGATGACAATGGGCTACCTCTTCCAGGTGCTACTGTTGTTATAAAAGGAACATCAACTGGAGTTTCAACTGATTTTGATGGAAATTATTCTATAACTGCAAGTGTAGGCGACGTTCTTGTCTTTAGCTACGTAGGATACTCCAATCAATCTATAACTGTTGGAGCTAGTAATACGGTTAATGCATCAATGGTGCCAGATAATGCTCTTGAAGAGGTTATTATCGAAGCATATTCAAACAATGCTATTAGCAAGGAAAAATCAGTTTCAGCCATTACAACTCTAACAGCTGAGTCCGTTGAGTCTAGACCAAATGCTTCTGTTGTTCAAATGCTTCAGGGACAAGTACCGGGTTTAAATATCGGTACAGGTTCTGGTCAGCCAGGGGCTAATAGTTTGATAATATTAAGAGGTGTAGGGTCAATTAATGGTAACATAGAGCCTTTATTCATAGTTGATGGTGTTCCAGTTGACGAAGATAACTTCAGGAGTATTAACAACGCTGATGTTGCAACTATTTCTATATTGAAAGATGCTTCTGCCTCTTCTCTTTATGGTAGTAGAGGAGCAAATGGAGCGATTGTAATAACTACCAAAAAAGGAAAGTACAATTCAAATCTTACTGTTAACTACAAATCTCAATTTGGTTTTTCACAGCTTCCAGAGCAAAATTTTGATGTGATGAATTCCCGTCAAAAATTAGAACTTGACCGTTCTAGAAACCAAGGTCTTGGAAATGGTCTCTCAGACCAGGCAATAGCTGCTATAGCCGACCAAGTAAACACAGATTGGTCAGATGTATTCTTTAGAAATGGTACAACTAATTCTCATAACATAAGTATTTCTTCTGGATCTGAAAAAACCAACTCATACTCTTCCTTTAATTATTTCGAGCAAGAAGGGGTAACTAGAAGAAGTAGCTTACAAAGGTTCTCATTCAGAAACAATTTTAATGGTAAGAGTGAAAATGATAAATTTAATTATTCATCATCGATAACTGCAAATTATAGCACTAGTGATTTTATTCAAAACGAAGGTACTGGTAACTTATCGAATCCATTTTTGGTTCCTTACGTAGCTTTACCATACTATTCACAATACAATCCAGATGGAACATTGAATATTACTGGTTCTGGTGAAGATAGTTTTGCAAACACTCCTTACACTTCTTTAAACAATACTATCCTTAATACAAATTTACAAGAAGAAGTTAAATTTATTGGGAATGTTAGAGCTAATTATGAGTTTGCTGAAAATCTCACAGCTGGCATGTCTTTTGGTTTGGATTATACCCAAATCACAGGTAAGTTTATTGAAGACCCTCAAAGTATATATGGTCAATCAGCTGTTGCCTCAGGTGATGCAGAATATCAAGGAAATCATTTTGAGCAATTTTTTAGAGACATTCGATTCAATAACATTGTCAGCTTAAATTACAACAATGTGATTGATGACAAACACACTATAGACGTAACTGCATACTTAGAATACAGTAAATCTCACTCTAACTCATTCTCTCTAGACCAATATGGTTTGAACCCTAAACTTGTTGGTAACGGTGCTTCATTTATTCCTGGAGACACTTATGAAGACTTGAACGAGGATGGTGTTATTGACGGTGCAGCAGAATTTCCATACATTCCTTCAGTAGCTTCTAGTGAAGTTGAAGTTGGATTGTTCTCATATTTTGGAGTTTTAAAATATGACTACGATGGCCGATATGGTCTTCAAGCGTCATGGAGACGTGATGCGTCTTCAAGGTTTTCTAACTCTAATAAATGGGCGACTTTTTACTCAGTATCGGGTAGATGGAATATTCACAAAGAAGACTTCATGCAAAACAACACTTTCTTTGACAACCTTAAGCTAAGAGCCTCTTATGGTACATCCGGTAATGATCGTATCACAGGTGGTTACTATGGTGGAACAACGAATACTTACAACTTATATGGTCAAGGAACAGGATACAACAATACTGTAGCCTATTATGCCTCTTCAATTGCAAATGATGATTTGAAGTGGGAAACAAACAAACAAACAAATATTGGTATTGACTTCTCAATTCTAAACCGCAAACTAAGTGGTAGTATTGATGTTTATGATAAAACTACGGAAGATTTATTTCAATCATTCCCTGTTTCTAGTATCAATGGAACAAATTCTATTCAAGCCAACATAGGTTCATTGAACAATAGGGGAGCTGAACTTTCATTAAACTGGCAAGCAATTAATAGTGGAGATTTTTCTGTCTCTATTTTTGCAAATGGATCATACAACAAAAACGAAATCACAAAATTACCAAATGGAGAAAATGTTGATAATGGCGGTAGAACCATTTTAGCTGAGGGGCAGCCAATTGGGTCCTTCTTCGCTGTAAGATGGGCTGGTGTAAACCCTGCTAATGGTCAAAACCTATATTATGACGTTGATGGGAATGTTACAGATGTTTACTCAGAAGATGATAGAGTTTTTATTGACAAAGCAATATATCCTACCTATCAAGGTGGTTTTGGTTTCAATAGTACTTGGAAGAATTTCACATTAGACACTCAGTTTTCTTTTGTTGCTGATATATACAGAAACAACGGAAGTTTAGGGGTAATTGAAGATCCTACTCTAACAAGTCTATCAAACTCATCTACAAGCCTTCTTGATGCTTGGCAACAACCTGGTGATGTAACATACATACCTGCTTTATCTACCGAGTCAATAAGAAACAGATTAACTGATAGAT